One Kineococcus aurantiacus genomic window carries:
- the ypfJ gene encoding KPN_02809 family neutral zinc metallopeptidase, producing MRYRDDASLDPGGVEDRRGGGGGRTVALGGGGLGIVGILVLVLFQVLGGGGSGGSAQQGASVFDQLGSGQVQTADGAQLAASCRTGADANARRECAVVADIESIQDYWGATLGSRYVPTDTVYFQGSTQTGCGAASSGTGPFYCPADRLVYLDLSFFDELTSRFGAEGGAFVDAYVLAHEYGHHVQHLLGTTDQVQAGVTGPDSGSVRLELQADCYAGTWANHATTVPDDSGAPLISDLTQDDVDRALDAAARIGDDFIQTNLGGGRVDPGSFSHGTSEQRQRWFTTGLRTGDPAQCDTFATQSL from the coding sequence ATGAGGTACCGGGACGACGCGAGCCTGGACCCCGGTGGGGTCGAGGACCGCCGCGGCGGCGGGGGTGGACGGACCGTCGCGCTCGGCGGGGGCGGCCTGGGGATCGTGGGGATCCTGGTCCTCGTGCTCTTCCAGGTCCTCGGCGGCGGCGGGTCGGGCGGGTCGGCCCAGCAGGGCGCCTCCGTCTTCGACCAGCTCGGCTCCGGGCAGGTGCAGACCGCCGACGGCGCCCAGCTCGCCGCCTCGTGCCGCACGGGCGCCGACGCCAACGCGCGGCGCGAGTGCGCCGTCGTCGCCGACATCGAGTCGATCCAGGACTACTGGGGCGCCACGCTGGGCTCGCGCTACGTCCCGACCGACACCGTCTACTTCCAGGGGTCGACGCAGACCGGCTGCGGCGCGGCCTCGTCGGGGACGGGACCGTTCTACTGCCCGGCCGACCGGCTCGTGTACCTGGACCTGTCGTTCTTCGACGAGCTGACCTCCCGGTTCGGCGCGGAGGGCGGCGCCTTCGTGGACGCCTACGTCCTGGCCCACGAGTACGGCCACCACGTGCAGCACCTGCTGGGCACGACGGACCAGGTGCAGGCCGGGGTCACCGGCCCCGACAGCGGCAGCGTGCGCCTGGAGCTGCAGGCCGACTGCTACGCGGGGACGTGGGCCAACCACGCCACGACCGTGCCGGACGACTCCGGCGCCCCGCTCATCTCCGACCTCACCCAGGACGACGTCGACCGGGCCCTGGACGCCGCCGCCCGCATCGGCGACGACTTCATCCAGACCAACCTCGGCGGCGGCCGCGTCGACCCCGGCAGCTTCTCGCACGGGACCTCCGAGCAGCGGCAGCGGTGGTTCACGACGGGCCTGCGCACGGGCGACCCCGCCCAGTGCGACACCTTCGCCACCCAGAGCCTGTGA
- a CDS encoding NADP-dependent isocitrate dehydrogenase produces MAKIKVQGPVVELDGDEMTRIIWQFIKDRLIHPYLDVDLEYYDLGVEHRDATDDQVTIDAAHAIQKAGVGVKCATITPDEARVEEFGLKKMWRSPNGTIRNILGGVIFREPIIISNIPRLVPGWTKPIIVGRHAYGDQYRATDFKFPGEGTLTVTFTPKDGGEPIEHEVFQAPGAGVSLSMYNLDSSIFDFARASLNYGLSRGYPVYLSTKNTILKAYDGRFKDIFEEVFQSEFKAKFDEAGITYEHRLIDDMVAASLKWEGGYVWACKNYDGDVQSDTVAQGFGSLGLMTSVLTTPDGSVVEAEAAHGTVTRHYRQHQQGKPTSTNPIASIYAWTRGLAHRGKLDSTPEVTGFAETLEDVVIKTVESGKMTKDLALLVGPDQAWQTTEEFLGSLDENLAARLA; encoded by the coding sequence GTGGCGAAGATCAAGGTCCAGGGTCCGGTCGTCGAGCTCGACGGTGACGAGATGACCCGCATCATCTGGCAGTTCATCAAGGACCGCCTGATCCACCCGTACCTCGACGTCGACCTGGAGTACTACGACCTCGGGGTCGAGCACCGCGACGCCACCGACGACCAGGTGACGATCGACGCGGCGCACGCCATCCAGAAGGCCGGCGTCGGCGTCAAGTGCGCCACCATCACGCCGGACGAGGCGCGCGTGGAGGAGTTCGGGCTCAAGAAGATGTGGCGGTCCCCGAACGGGACGATCCGCAACATCCTCGGCGGCGTGATCTTCCGCGAGCCGATCATCATCAGCAACATCCCGCGCCTGGTGCCGGGCTGGACCAAGCCGATCATCGTCGGCCGGCACGCCTACGGCGACCAGTACCGCGCCACCGACTTCAAGTTCCCCGGCGAGGGCACGCTGACCGTGACCTTCACCCCCAAGGACGGCGGGGAGCCCATCGAGCACGAGGTCTTCCAGGCGCCGGGCGCCGGCGTCTCGCTGTCGATGTACAACCTCGACAGCTCGATCTTCGACTTCGCCCGCGCGTCGCTCAACTACGGCCTCTCGCGCGGCTACCCGGTCTACCTGTCCACGAAGAACACGATCCTGAAGGCCTACGACGGCCGCTTCAAGGACATCTTCGAGGAGGTCTTCCAGAGCGAGTTCAAGGCGAAGTTCGACGAGGCCGGGATCACCTACGAGCACCGCCTCATCGACGACATGGTCGCCGCGTCCCTGAAGTGGGAGGGCGGCTACGTCTGGGCCTGCAAGAACTACGACGGCGACGTGCAGTCCGACACCGTCGCGCAGGGCTTCGGCTCCCTGGGCCTCATGACGTCGGTGCTGACCACCCCGGACGGCTCGGTCGTCGAGGCCGAGGCCGCGCACGGCACCGTGACGCGCCACTACCGCCAGCACCAGCAGGGCAAGCCGACGTCGACGAACCCGATCGCGTCGATCTACGCCTGGACCCGCGGGCTCGCGCACCGCGGCAAGCTGGACTCCACCCCCGAGGTGACCGGCTTCGCCGAGACGCTCGAGGACGTCGTCATCAAGACCGTCGAGAGCGGCAAGATGACCAAGGACCTCGCGCTGCTGGTGGGGCCGGACCAGGCCTGGCAGACGACCGAGGAGTTCCTCGGCTCCCTCGACGAGAACCTCGCCGCGCGCCTGGCCTGA
- a CDS encoding carboxyl transferase domain-containing protein: MSSLETPQPIDEQLDPRTTAGQLAGLHARTDAAVRAADERAAAKQHPRGKKTARERIAALVDEGSFVERGGLVRSRATAFGMAAKHVDGDGVVTGYATVDGRPVCVYAQDFTAFGGSLGEEHGAKIAELQDFAATTGCPVVGINDGGGARIQEGVASLVQYARIFRRNVHASGVVPQVSLILGPSAGGAVYSPALTDLTVMVDETSHMFVTGPDVIRTVTGEDVGFEELGGGRTHATRSGVAHHLAADEDEAIAYVREVLSYLPSNNLSEAPLLPPEHVRDLVVDEDDLVLDGIVPDSPNQPYDMTAVIGAIVDDEEFCQVHELFAPNVLTGFARIEGRPVGIVANQPQQLAGTLDIDASEKAARFVRLCDAFNLPVLTFVDVPGFLPGTDQEWNGIIRRGAKLLYAYAEATVPLVTVITRKAYGGAYIVMGSKEMGADVCLAWPSAQIAVMGAQGAVNILQRGALKAAAEAGEDVDAKRRELVDDYELQLANPYVAAERGFIDAVVAPSQTRVQVARALRALATKRATLPAKKHGNIPL; this comes from the coding sequence GTGAGCAGTCTGGAGACCCCGCAGCCGATCGACGAGCAGCTCGACCCGCGGACCACGGCCGGTCAGCTCGCGGGGCTGCACGCCCGGACGGACGCCGCCGTGCGGGCCGCCGACGAGCGCGCCGCCGCCAAGCAGCACCCCCGCGGCAAGAAGACCGCCCGCGAGCGCATCGCGGCCCTCGTGGACGAGGGCTCCTTCGTCGAGCGCGGCGGGCTGGTCCGCAGCCGGGCGACGGCCTTCGGGATGGCGGCCAAGCACGTCGACGGCGACGGCGTCGTGACGGGCTACGCCACGGTCGACGGCCGCCCCGTGTGCGTGTACGCGCAGGACTTCACGGCCTTCGGCGGCTCCCTGGGCGAGGAGCACGGCGCCAAGATCGCCGAGCTGCAGGACTTCGCCGCCACGACGGGCTGCCCCGTCGTCGGCATCAACGACGGCGGCGGCGCCCGCATCCAGGAGGGGGTCGCCTCCCTCGTGCAGTACGCGCGGATCTTCCGCCGCAACGTGCACGCCTCCGGCGTCGTCCCGCAGGTCTCCCTCATCCTGGGGCCCTCGGCCGGCGGGGCGGTCTACTCCCCCGCCCTGACCGACCTCACCGTGATGGTCGACGAGACCTCGCACATGTTCGTGACGGGCCCGGACGTCATCCGCACCGTCACCGGGGAGGACGTCGGCTTCGAGGAGCTCGGCGGCGGGCGCACCCACGCCACCCGCTCGGGGGTGGCCCACCACCTGGCCGCCGACGAGGACGAGGCCATCGCCTACGTGCGCGAGGTCCTGTCCTACCTGCCCTCGAACAACCTCTCGGAGGCGCCGCTGCTGCCGCCCGAGCACGTGCGCGACCTCGTCGTCGACGAGGACGACCTGGTGCTCGACGGCATCGTCCCGGACTCCCCCAACCAGCCGTACGACATGACCGCCGTGATCGGCGCCATCGTCGACGACGAGGAGTTCTGCCAGGTCCACGAGCTGTTCGCCCCCAACGTGCTCACGGGCTTCGCGCGCATCGAGGGCCGCCCGGTCGGCATCGTCGCCAACCAGCCGCAGCAGCTGGCGGGCACGCTGGACATCGACGCCTCGGAGAAGGCCGCGCGGTTCGTGCGGCTGTGCGACGCGTTCAACCTGCCGGTGCTGACGTTCGTCGACGTCCCCGGCTTCCTGCCCGGCACCGACCAGGAGTGGAACGGCATCATCCGGCGCGGGGCGAAGCTGCTGTACGCCTACGCCGAGGCGACCGTCCCGCTGGTCACGGTCATCACCCGCAAGGCGTACGGCGGCGCGTACATCGTCATGGGCTCCAAGGAGATGGGCGCCGACGTGTGCCTGGCCTGGCCCAGCGCGCAGATCGCCGTCATGGGCGCGCAGGGCGCGGTGAACATCCTGCAGCGCGGCGCGCTGAAGGCCGCCGCCGAGGCCGGTGAGGACGTCGACGCCAAGCGCCGCGAGCTCGTCGACGACTACGAGCTGCAGCTGGCCAACCCCTACGTGGCCGCCGAGCGCGGCTTCATCGACGCGGTGGTCGCGCCGAGCCAGACGCGCGTGCAGGTCGCGCGGGCCCTGCGGGCGCTGGCCACCAAGCGCGCGACGCTGCCGGCCAAGAAGCACGGCAACATCCCCCTCTGA
- a CDS encoding acyl-CoA carboxylase subunit epsilon produces the protein MSDDAAQGITELLAALRIERGNPEPEELAALTVVLTSQLRRPVPQAPLPAPRSRWSDPRHTLGLAPVPGQGSWQASALPR, from the coding sequence GTGAGCGACGACGCCGCCCAGGGCATCACCGAACTGCTCGCCGCGCTGCGGATCGAGCGGGGCAACCCCGAACCGGAGGAGCTCGCCGCCCTCACGGTCGTGCTGACCTCGCAGCTGCGGCGGCCGGTCCCGCAGGCGCCGCTGCCGGCCCCGCGGTCGCGGTGGTCCGATCCGCGCCACACCCTCGGCCTGGCGCCCGTGCCCGGCCAGGGGTCCTGGCAGGCCAGCGCCCTGCCCCGGTAG
- a CDS encoding membrane dipeptidase: MLDLRDDVLEDHPVFDGHNDLPWRIREDYGSDPVAAGLAAGQPSLHTDVPRLRAGGVGAQFWSVFVPSHWDHPTAVTATFEQIDLVRRLVLAHPDVFRWTPTAADVRAAVADGLIASLPGAEGGQSIAGSLGVLRELRRAGLAYMTLTHNDNTPWAASATGEPVDHGLTGFGREVVAEMNRTGVLVDLSHVHERTMHDALDVTTRPVVFSHSSARGVTDHPRNVPDAVLERLRVNGGVLMVTFVPAFVNQACADHRAATAAEQARLGLTGAPYDPEGDAGALAPYRAWLDANPRPVATVDDVVAHLEHAREVVGVEHLGLGGDFDGVDELPVGLGDVSCYPVLLRALADRGWSAADLRGLTSGNVLRVLEAAQDGTSVD; this comes from the coding sequence GTGCTCGACCTGCGCGACGACGTCCTGGAGGACCACCCCGTCTTCGACGGCCACAACGACCTGCCCTGGCGGATCCGCGAGGACTACGGTTCCGACCCCGTCGCCGCCGGTCTCGCCGCGGGACAGCCGTCGCTGCACACCGACGTCCCGCGACTGCGGGCCGGCGGGGTGGGGGCCCAGTTCTGGTCGGTGTTCGTCCCCTCGCACTGGGACCACCCGACCGCGGTGACCGCCACGTTCGAGCAGATCGACCTCGTCCGCCGGCTCGTGCTGGCCCACCCCGACGTGTTCCGCTGGACCCCGACCGCGGCCGACGTCCGGGCCGCGGTGGCCGACGGGCTCATCGCCTCGCTGCCCGGCGCCGAAGGGGGGCAGAGCATCGCCGGTTCCCTGGGGGTGCTGCGGGAGCTGCGGCGCGCCGGCCTGGCCTACATGACGCTGACCCACAACGACAACACCCCGTGGGCGGCCTCGGCCACCGGTGAACCCGTCGACCACGGCCTCACCGGCTTCGGCCGCGAGGTCGTGGCCGAGATGAACCGCACCGGCGTCCTCGTCGACCTGTCGCACGTCCACGAACGCACCATGCACGACGCCCTGGACGTCACGACCCGGCCGGTGGTCTTCTCCCACTCCAGCGCCCGCGGCGTCACCGACCACCCGCGCAACGTCCCCGACGCGGTGCTGGAGCGCCTGCGGGTCAACGGGGGCGTCCTGATGGTCACGTTCGTGCCGGCCTTCGTGAACCAGGCCTGCGCCGACCACCGCGCCGCGACCGCGGCCGAGCAGGCGCGCCTGGGGCTGACCGGCGCCCCCTACGACCCCGAGGGCGACGCCGGGGCCCTGGCGCCCTACCGCGCGTGGCTGGACGCCAACCCCCGGCCCGTCGCGACCGTGGACGACGTCGTCGCCCACCTCGAGCACGCCCGGGAGGTCGTCGGGGTGGAGCACCTCGGCCTCGGCGGTGACTTCGACGGGGTCGACGAGCTCCCGGTCGGCCTCGGGGACGTCTCGTGCTACCCCGTGCTGCTGCGGGCGCTCGCCGACCGCGGCTGGTCGGCGGCCGACCTGCGGGGTCTGACCAGCGGGAACGTGCTGCGGGTCCTCGAGGCCGCGCAGGACGGCACGTCCGTGGACTGA
- the idi gene encoding isopentenyl-diphosphate Delta-isomerase, protein MTLAPADPAVELVVLLTDDGTPCGTAPKADVHHTSTPLHLAFSCWVFDDAGRTLLTRRAAVKRTWPGVWTNSFCGHPGPGEEPAEAVARRAVQELGTPVTAVEPQLPMFRYRAVMHDGTVENEICPVFSARLDGELDPDPSEVDGSRWVSLEQLRAEVAADPTPFSPWMLLQLREL, encoded by the coding sequence GTGACCCTCGCGCCCGCAGACCCCGCCGTGGAACTCGTCGTGCTCCTGACCGACGACGGCACCCCGTGCGGCACCGCGCCCAAGGCCGACGTGCACCACACCAGCACCCCGCTGCACCTGGCGTTCTCCTGCTGGGTCTTCGACGACGCCGGCCGCACGCTGCTGACCCGCCGCGCCGCGGTGAAGCGCACCTGGCCGGGGGTGTGGACGAACTCGTTCTGCGGCCACCCCGGCCCGGGGGAGGAGCCGGCCGAGGCCGTCGCCCGGCGCGCCGTGCAGGAGCTGGGGACGCCCGTCACGGCCGTGGAGCCGCAGCTGCCGATGTTCCGCTACCGCGCGGTCATGCACGACGGGACCGTGGAGAACGAGATCTGCCCGGTCTTCTCGGCGCGGCTGGACGGGGAGCTGGACCCCGACCCGTCGGAGGTCGACGGGTCCCGCTGGGTGTCGCTGGAGCAGCTGCGCGCCGAGGTCGCCGCCGACCCGACGCCCTTCAGCCCGTGGATGCTGCTGCAGCTGCGCGAGCTCTGA
- a CDS encoding N-acetylmuramoyl-L-alanine amidase: MRRLPVLLLVAALCACSGPAPAAPAAPPVSGAAPAAAPVPPAPVVVLDPGHNGGNAAHPEQIAAPVPAGGFEKPCNTTGTATDDGYPEHAYAFDVALRVADLLRAGGVTVVLTRTDDTGVGPCVDARAALANDAGAALAVSIHADGAPTTATGYHVVEPGPAPDGGNAAVLDASDVAARDLLAAFGAATGLPRATYLGDLVEPGLTRRTDLAGLNLARTPSVLLESGNMRNAGEAALMTDPAWRQRAAQGVADGVTAFLARNTP, translated from the coding sequence GTGCGGCGGCTCCCGGTCCTCCTCCTCGTGGCGGCGCTGTGCGCCTGCTCCGGGCCCGCGCCGGCCGCACCCGCCGCGCCCCCGGTCAGCGGCGCCGCGCCCGCCGCGGCGCCCGTCCCGCCGGCCCCCGTGGTCGTCCTGGACCCGGGGCACAACGGCGGCAACGCCGCGCACCCGGAGCAGATCGCCGCGCCCGTCCCCGCGGGCGGCTTCGAGAAGCCCTGCAACACCACCGGGACCGCCACCGACGACGGGTACCCCGAGCACGCGTACGCCTTCGACGTCGCCCTGCGCGTCGCGGACCTGCTGCGCGCCGGCGGCGTCACGGTCGTGCTGACCCGCACCGACGACACCGGCGTCGGGCCCTGCGTCGACGCCCGCGCGGCCCTCGCCAACGACGCCGGCGCGGCCCTGGCGGTCTCGATCCACGCCGACGGTGCCCCCACGACCGCCACCGGCTACCACGTCGTCGAACCCGGGCCCGCGCCCGACGGCGGGAACGCCGCGGTCCTGGACGCCTCCGACGTGGCCGCGCGGGACCTGCTGGCGGCGTTCGGCGCGGCGACGGGCCTGCCGCGGGCCACCTACCTGGGCGACCTCGTCGAGCCGGGCCTGACGCGCCGCACCGACCTCGCCGGCCTCAACCTCGCGCGGACCCCGTCGGTCCTGCTGGAGTCGGGCAACATGCGCAACGCCGGGGAGGCCGCGCTGATGACCGACCCGGCCTGGCGCCAGCGCGCCGCGCAGGGGGTCGCCGACGGGGTCACGGCGTTCCTCGCGCGCAACACCCCCTAG
- the sfnG gene encoding dimethylsulfone monooxygenase SfnG produces the protein MSLHEPLKFAYWVPNVSGGLVVSTIEQRTSHDPAYNVEVARAAERVGFEYALTQVRYLASYGADAQHESTSFSLALLLATERLKVIAAVHPFFWHPGVLAKFAATAQELTNDRLALNVVSGWFKNEATQLGVTWHEHDDRYRQSEEFIELLRGVWSEDGYSQSGEFFNASDITFRPQPKVAPELFQGGNSTAAQAMAGRVSDWYFMNGKSIADAAAGVREVSAQAALNGRSIRFGINGFAVVRDTRAEAEAVLEEIIAKADRVKVEGFGAAVQEAGNATKDGKGMWADSEFRDLVQYNDGFRTGLVGTPDEVARRVLAYRLVGVDLLLLGFLHVKEEVEAFGELVIPRVRELEARLAAGEDLQLGAELDAAVAAATTPVPA, from the coding sequence ATGTCCCTGCACGAGCCCCTGAAGTTCGCCTACTGGGTCCCCAACGTCTCGGGGGGCCTGGTCGTCTCCACCATCGAGCAGCGGACCAGCCACGACCCCGCCTACAACGTCGAGGTGGCCCGCGCCGCCGAGCGCGTCGGTTTCGAGTACGCCCTGACGCAGGTGCGCTACCTCGCCTCCTACGGCGCCGACGCTCAGCACGAGTCCACGTCGTTCTCCCTGGCGCTGCTGCTGGCCACCGAGCGGCTCAAGGTCATCGCCGCGGTGCACCCGTTCTTCTGGCACCCCGGGGTGCTCGCCAAGTTCGCGGCGACCGCGCAGGAACTGACCAACGACCGCCTGGCGCTGAACGTCGTCTCGGGGTGGTTCAAGAACGAGGCGACGCAGCTCGGCGTCACCTGGCACGAGCACGACGACCGGTACCGGCAGTCCGAGGAGTTCATCGAGCTGCTGCGCGGGGTGTGGAGCGAGGACGGCTACAGCCAGTCCGGGGAGTTCTTCAACGCCTCCGACATCACGTTCCGTCCCCAGCCGAAGGTCGCCCCGGAGCTGTTCCAGGGCGGGAACTCCACTGCGGCGCAGGCCATGGCGGGGCGGGTCTCGGACTGGTACTTCATGAACGGCAAGTCGATCGCCGACGCCGCCGCCGGTGTGCGCGAGGTCTCGGCCCAGGCCGCGCTGAACGGCCGGTCGATCCGGTTCGGGATCAACGGTTTCGCGGTCGTGCGCGACACCCGCGCCGAGGCCGAGGCCGTCCTGGAGGAGATCATCGCCAAGGCCGACCGCGTCAAGGTCGAGGGTTTCGGGGCGGCCGTGCAGGAGGCCGGGAACGCGACGAAGGACGGCAAGGGCATGTGGGCGGACAGCGAGTTCCGCGACCTCGTGCAGTACAACGACGGTTTCCGCACCGGCCTGGTGGGGACCCCCGACGAGGTCGCCCGGCGCGTGCTGGCCTACCGCCTCGTCGGCGTCGACCTGCTGCTGCTGGGTTTCCTGCACGTCAAGGAGGAGGTCGAGGCGTTCGGGGAGCTCGTCATCCCGCGCGTGCGCGAGCTCGAGGCGCGGCTGGCGGCGGGGGAGGACCTGCAGCTGGGCGCCGAGCTCGACGCGGCCGTCGCCGCGGCGACCACGCCCGTCCCGGCCTGA
- a CDS encoding ATP-binding cassette domain-containing protein has protein sequence MIELRHLTKTYGDPPHATTVLDHLDLTVPAGSITAVVGPSGAGKSTLAQCVTLLTRPTSGSVVVAGQDLTDLRGDRLRAARRRIGTIFQSDGLQTRRTAAQNVELPLRYLGVVPRDRRRRVAELLERVGLAGHADRYPHELSGGQRQRVGIARALALRPTVLLSDEATSGLDPEATASITALLRELRDDLGLAILFITHEMDTVVDVADAVARLDHGRIVESAPLLDVLRDPGSPVGAALLPRRPVNAATGLVVWDVHYRGDGVPADWLTSSARELGHDLALLGASVGTVAGTTVGHATLGVPRSVDPADLRTALTRRGLHAQVAPADRELDLV, from the coding sequence GTGATCGAACTGCGCCACCTCACCAAGACGTACGGCGACCCGCCGCACGCCACCACCGTCCTGGACCACCTCGACCTGACCGTCCCCGCCGGCAGCATCACGGCCGTCGTGGGCCCCAGCGGCGCCGGCAAGAGCACCCTCGCCCAGTGCGTGACGCTGCTGACGCGACCCACGTCCGGGTCGGTCGTCGTCGCCGGTCAGGACCTCACCGACCTGCGCGGGGACCGCCTGCGCGCGGCCCGCCGCCGCATCGGCACGATCTTCCAGTCCGACGGGCTGCAGACCCGCCGCACCGCCGCGCAGAACGTGGAGCTGCCGCTGCGCTACCTCGGCGTCGTGCCCCGCGACCGCCGCCGCCGCGTCGCGGAGCTGCTCGAGCGCGTCGGCCTCGCCGGTCACGCCGACCGCTACCCGCACGAGCTGTCCGGCGGGCAGCGCCAGCGCGTCGGCATCGCGCGCGCCCTGGCGCTGCGGCCCACCGTCCTGCTCTCGGACGAGGCGACGTCCGGGCTGGACCCGGAGGCGACCGCGTCGATCACGGCGCTGCTGCGGGAACTGCGCGACGACCTCGGCCTGGCCATCCTGTTCATCACCCACGAGATGGACACCGTCGTCGACGTCGCCGACGCCGTCGCCCGCCTCGACCACGGCCGGATCGTGGAGTCGGCCCCGCTGCTGGACGTCCTGCGCGACCCCGGTTCCCCCGTCGGGGCGGCGCTGCTGCCCCGGCGGCCCGTCAACGCCGCCACCGGGCTCGTCGTGTGGGACGTGCACTACCGCGGCGACGGGGTCCCCGCGGACTGGCTGACCAGCTCGGCGCGCGAGCTCGGCCACGACCTGGCCCTGCTCGGCGCCTCCGTGGGCACCGTCGCCGGGACCACCGTCGGCCACGCCACCCTCGGGGTGCCGCGCTCGGTCGACCCGGCCGACCTGCGCACCGCCCTCACCCGCCGCGGCCTGCACGCGCAGGTCGCCCCCGCCGACCGTGAACTGGACCTCGTGTGA
- a CDS encoding methionine ABC transporter permease, translated as MIPSASPLALPAASGLDTPLDEIPALIAPALLDTLLMVGIVMTIVVLLGVPIGVLVHNLAPGGLLENRVAHTALSWVVSTGRSLPFLVLMAALVPFTRFVTGTNIGIRAAVVPMVLAGTAFFSRIVENSLRSVPPNLVTVAQASGASPLQVITSVQLSEAAPSIVGGLTINTIAMIEYSAIAGTIGAGGIGYVAVTYGYQRFDHAVMIATIVVLVALVATVQLVGDAVARAADPRTRRRSRRRRATARTSTPATTPATTPATTPATEETLVH; from the coding sequence GTGATCCCCTCCGCGTCCCCCCTGGCGCTGCCCGCGGCGTCCGGTCTCGACACCCCGCTGGACGAGATCCCCGCCCTCATCGCCCCCGCCCTGCTCGACACCCTGCTCATGGTCGGGATCGTCATGACGATCGTCGTCCTGCTCGGGGTCCCGATCGGGGTCCTGGTCCACAACCTGGCCCCTGGCGGGCTGCTGGAGAACCGCGTCGCGCACACCGCGCTGAGCTGGGTCGTCAGCACCGGCCGATCGCTGCCGTTCCTCGTCCTCATGGCGGCGCTCGTGCCCTTCACCCGGTTCGTCACGGGCACCAACATCGGGATCCGGGCGGCCGTCGTGCCGATGGTCCTGGCCGGCACCGCGTTCTTCAGCCGCATCGTGGAGAACTCGCTGCGCTCGGTGCCGCCGAACCTCGTGACGGTCGCGCAGGCCTCGGGCGCCTCACCGCTGCAGGTCATCACGTCCGTGCAGCTGTCCGAGGCGGCGCCCTCGATCGTGGGCGGGCTGACCATCAACACCATCGCGATGATCGAGTACTCCGCCATCGCCGGGACCATCGGCGCGGGCGGCATCGGCTACGTCGCCGTCACCTACGGGTACCAGCGCTTCGACCACGCCGTGATGATCGCCACCATCGTCGTCCTCGTCGCGCTCGTCGCGACCGTCCAGCTCGTCGGTGACGCCGTCGCCCGCGCCGCCGACCCCCGCACCCGCCGCCGTTCCCGGCGCCGCCGCGCCACCGCGCGCACCAGCACCCCCGCCACCACCCCCGCCACCACCCCCGCCACCACCCCCGCCACGGAGGAGACCCTTGTCCACTGA
- a CDS encoding MetQ/NlpA family ABC transporter substrate-binding protein produces MSTETRPTPTDDHGFEVRRRRLWPFVAGGAVVALGVTAALVVPRLGGEETANTQAGATLYVATAEGNAREQALIEYVAQEVAPAHGIKVAFKALADSNTINRAVSDGEVAGTIYQHELWLGQVLQANPDFREEAATPVFRWGFGLWSAKWKSPEEIPDGGTISLYSDPANESQGLFVLQEAGLITLKPGTDVGSATVDDIATNPKGLKFTLLDFGAQSRALPDLDGAVGYTEYYLAAKIPIEQQIFAPTAPDEFAGQLTIGSRWKDTENIEKLVETFQDPKVQEYLATNPEVAGVLLPLNGA; encoded by the coding sequence TTGTCCACTGAGACCCGCCCCACCCCCACCGACGACCACGGTTTCGAGGTCCGCCGGCGGCGGCTCTGGCCGTTCGTCGCCGGGGGTGCCGTCGTCGCCCTCGGGGTCACCGCCGCCCTGGTCGTCCCCCGCCTCGGCGGGGAGGAGACGGCCAACACGCAGGCCGGGGCGACGCTGTACGTCGCCACCGCCGAGGGCAACGCCCGCGAGCAGGCGCTCATCGAGTACGTCGCGCAGGAGGTCGCCCCTGCGCACGGCATCAAGGTCGCGTTCAAGGCCCTGGCCGACTCCAACACCATCAACCGCGCCGTCAGCGACGGTGAGGTCGCCGGCACGATCTACCAGCACGAGCTCTGGCTCGGTCAGGTGCTGCAGGCGAACCCCGACTTCCGCGAGGAGGCCGCCACCCCCGTGTTCCGGTGGGGCTTCGGGCTGTGGTCGGCCAAGTGGAAGAGCCCCGAGGAGATCCCGGACGGCGGGACGATCTCGCTGTACTCCGACCCGGCCAACGAGTCGCAGGGGTTGTTCGTGCTGCAGGAGGCCGGCCTCATCACGCTGAAGCCCGGCACCGACGTCGGTTCCGCCACGGTGGACGACATCGCCACGAACCCGAAGGGCCTAAAGTTCACGCTGCTCGACTTCGGCGCCCAGTCCCGCGCCCTGCCCGACCTGGACGGGGCCGTCGGGTACACCGAGTACTACCTCGCGGCGAAGATCCCGATCGAGCAGCAGATCTTCGCCCCCACCGCCCCCGACGAGTTCGCCGGTCAGCTGACCATCGGCTCGCGGTGGAAGGACACCGAGAACATCGAGAAGCTCGTCGAGACGTTCCAGGACCCGAAGGTCCAGGAGTACCTCGCCACGAACCCCGAGGTGGCCGGCGTCCTGCTCCCGCTGAACGGCGCCTGA